One Amaranthus tricolor cultivar Red isolate AtriRed21 chromosome 1, ASM2621246v1, whole genome shotgun sequence DNA window includes the following coding sequences:
- the LOC130823721 gene encoding protein DETOXIFICATION 46, chloroplastic-like translates to MHYKPITSIPPHLQTKIPIIQLNSYFSLPPLNFNNSYFSLPPLNFNHSVSSLFFPSKSFNKPLIKISCNSKPYSPSQILPKLTCISPTHEFLIETDETHETHEPESDINGVGINPENEKVQSLGPTKNKVKKMENQTMLDLIIEMIKFCGPATGIWVFGPLMSLIDTVVVGQSSSIELAALGPGTVLCDYAGYVFMFLSVATSNMVATSLAQQDEKQEQHQISMSLFLGLACGVLMLLLTKGFGERAVTAFVGVKNGHIVPAANSYIQIRALAWPAILIGSIAQSASLAMKDSLGPVKALLIAIVLKGIGNVVLCTFLGYGIAGAAWATAMTQIVAAYMMIDVLNTKGYNGFSFSVPSLPELREIFKIAAPVFLTMVSKIAFYGLIIYVATSMGTHVVAAHQVLLNIYSICSVWGEPLSQTAQSFMPELLYGSNLNLVKARSLLKSLLVIGLSSGLLLGAIAVVIPMFVPNLFTSDPVVIQEMRKVCLYLFVAVSVTPCILPCEGTLLASKDFKFISTSMSACFAFGVLILLLVKNRGLGLAGCWSALVVFQATRFLLSLRRILLKDLNRFRLAE, encoded by the exons ATGCACTACAAACCCATAACTTCCATTCCCCCCCACCTTCAAACCAAAATTCCCATTATTCAACTTAATTCTTACTTTTCTCTTCCACCCTTAAACTTCAATAATTCTTACTTTTCTCTTCCACCCTTAAACTTCAATCACTCTGTATCCTCCCTTTTCTTTCCTTCCAAATCCTTCAATAAACCCCTGATAAAAATTTCATGCAATTCTAAACCCTACTCACCTTCTCAAATTCTTCCAAAACTAACTTGCATTAGCCCTACCCATGAATTTTTGATTGAAACTGATGAAACCCATGAAACCCATGAACCAGAATCTGATATTAATGGTGTTGGAATCAACCCAGAAAATGAAAAGGTTCAATCTTTGGGACCcacaaaaaataaagttaagaaaATGGAAAATCAAACAATGTTGGATCTAATTATTGAAATGATCAAGTTTTGTGGACCTGCTACTGGAATTTGGGTTTTTGGACCTTTGATGAGTCTCATTGATACTGTTGTTGTTGGACAGAGTAGTTCAATTGAGCTTGCTGCTTTAG GCCCAGGAACTGTGCTATGTGATTATGCTGGATATGTGTTTATGTTTCTTTCAGTAGCTACATCCAACATGGTTGCTACTTCATTGGCTCAACAG GATGAGAAGCAAGAGCAGCATCAGATATCCATGTCATTATTCTTAGGTCTGGCTTGTGGAGTGCTGATGCTTTTGTTGACCAAAGGCTTTGGTGAAAGGGCAGTAACTg CTTTTGTGGGAGTCAAGAACGGGCACATTGTGCCTGCTGCAAATTCTTATATACAG ATTCGTGCCTTAGCTTGGCCTGCTATTCTTATTGGATCCATTGCACAGAGTGCCAG TTTAGCCATGAAAGATTCATTGGGACCAGTGAAGGCGTTGCTAATTGCCATTGTTCTCAAAGGAATTGGTAATGTAGTTCTCTGTACCTTCTTAGGGTATGGAATAGCTGGTGCGGCATGGGCAACTGCAATGACACAA ATTGTTGCAGCATACATGATGATCGATGTCTTGAATACGAAAGGTTACAATGGCTTTTCTTTTTCGGTTCCATCACTTCCTGAATTACGAGAGATATTCAAAATTGCTGCCCCGGTATTTTTGACCATGGTTTCAAAG ATTGCCTTCTATGGTCTAATTATATATGTTGCGACATCTATGGGTACACATGTAGTGGCCGCTCATCAG GTCTTACTAAATATATACAGCATATGTTCCGTATGGGGTGAACCCCTTTCTCAAACGGCGCAGTCATTTATGCCTGAGCTACTATATGGATCTAACCTAAATTTAGTGAAG GCGAGATCTCTATTGAAATCTCTATTGGTAATAGGATTGTCTAGCGGACTTCTTCTGGGAGCTATTGCAGTTGTCATCCCTATGTTCGTTCCAAATTTATTCACGTCTGATCCAGTCGTAATCCAAGAG ATGCGCAAGGTTTGCCTTTATTTATTCGTTGCTGTAAGTGTAACGCCTTGTATACTCCCATGCGAGGGAACATTACTG GCTAGCAAGGATTTCAAATTCATTAGTACATCGATGAGTGCATGTTTTGCTTTTGGCGTTCTTATATTACTG CTTGTGAAAAATCGAGGATTAGGCTTAGCGGGTTGTTGGAGTGCTCTTGTTGTATTTCAAGCG ACACGCTTCCTACTCTCTCTAAGACGCATCCTTTTGAAGGATCTTAATCGCTTCAGATTGGCCGAGTAG
- the LOC130823892 gene encoding protein DETOXIFICATION 46, chloroplastic isoform X2: MLLNAMPPFSSFISVKPTTINPSSLTPITYNYISSHLPPKLFRIHSKLPSFNHSTLQISHKLHCILHGQELSSETLVAESDISDDKDEQSSSVLQEKIELVEPTSGNNSNQSLWDQMIEIIKFSGPATGLWICGPLMSLIDTAVIGQGSSIELAALGPGTVLCDYMSYVFMFLSIATSNMVATSLARQDEEQVQHQISILLFLGLACGVLMLGFTKIFGAWALSAFAGAKNVHLIPAADTYVQIRALAWPAILVGWVAQSASLGMKDSMGPLKALVIASVINGVGDIVLCMFLGYGIAGAAWATAVSQIVAAYTMIDALNKKGYNGFSIEIPTPAELQEILTIAAPVFITIVSKVGFYSLIIYFATSIGTQTIAAHQVLTQIFHMCAVWGEPLSQTAQSFMPELLYGVNRSLVKMHKVWVPFFLSLCVTPCILSCEGSLLAGRDLKFISSSMSACFALGTLVLLLVRSQGLGLVGCWCALVGFQWARFFLALQRLLSRNGILFSEDLERYRLSELKTA; the protein is encoded by the exons ATGCTACTCAATGCCATGCCTCCATTTTCTTCCTTCATTTCAGTGAAACCCACTACTATAAACCCATCTTCTTTAACCCCTATTACCTATAACTATATTTCTTCACATTTGCCCCCCAAActctttcgaattcattcaaAGTTACCTTCTTTTAATCACTCAACTCTTCAAATTTCTCATAAACTTCATTGCATTTTGCATGGACAAGAACTTTCAAGTGAAACCCTTGTTGCAGAATCTGATATTAGTGATGATAAGGATGAACAAAGTAGCTCAGTTTTACAAGAGAAGATTGAATTAGTGGAGCCCACTAGTGGGAATAACTCTAATCAAAGCTTATGGGATCAAATGATTGAGATTATCAAGTTTTCTGGACCTGCTACTGGCCTTTGGATTTGTGGACCTTTGATGAGTCTTATTGATACTGCTGTTATTGGCCAAGGCAGCTCCATCGAACTTGCTGCTTTAG GTCCTGGAACTGTTCTATGTGATTATATGAGCTATGTATTTATGTTCCTTTCAATTGCTACTTCTAATATGGTGGCCACCTCACTTGCCAGACAG GATGAAGAACAAGTACAACATCAGATATCAATCTTGTTGTTTCTGGGTCTAGCTTGTGGTGTGTTGATGCTTGGATTTACAAAAATTTTCGGTGCATGGGCTCTAAGTG CTTTTGCTGGAGCAAAAAATGTGCACCTTATTCCTGCTGCAGATACTTATGTTCAG ATTCGAGCTTTAGCATGGCCTGCTATTCTTGTGGGATGGGTTGCTCAGAGTGCAAG TTTGGGCATGAAAGATTCGATGGGACCTTTGAAGGCTTTGGTAATTGCAAGTGTAATAAACGGTGTTGGTGACATAGTACTTTGTATGTTCCTTGGCTATGGGATTGCTGGTGCAGCATGGGCGACTGCAGTATCACAA ATTGTTGCAGCATACACTATGATTGATGCTCTAAACAAGAAGGGATACAATGGTTTTTCTATCGAAATACCAACTCCTGCTGAACTTCAAGAAATTTTGACAATTGCTGCCCCAGTATTTATAACTATAGTTTCAAAG GTGGGCTTCTACTCATTGATTATCTACTTTGCAACATCTATAGGAACGCAAACAATTGCTGCTCATCAG GTCTTGACACAAATATTCCACATGTGTGCGGTATGGGGTGAACCTCTTTCGCAAACTGCACAGTCGTTCATGCCTGAACTTCTGTACGGAGTGAATCGAAGTTTAGTGAAG ATGCACAAAGTCTGGGTTCCGTTCTTCCTTTCTTTATGTGTGACTCCATGTATACTCAGCTGCGAAGGAAGTTTGTTG GCAGGAAGGGATCTCAAATTTATTAGTTCATCGATGAGTGCATGCTTTGCCTTGGGCACCCTTGTCTTGCTG CTTGTGAGAAGTCAAGGATTGGGTTTGGTTGGCTGTTGGTGTGCACTTGTCGGATTCCAATGG GCACGATTTTTTCTCGCTCTACAACGCCTTCTTTCTCGTAATGGAATTTTGTTCTCCGAGGATCTTGAACGTTACAGGTTATCTGAGCTGAAAACAGCTTAG
- the LOC130823892 gene encoding protein DETOXIFICATION 46, chloroplastic isoform X1 — MLLNAMPPFSSFISVKPTTINPSSLTPITYNYISSHLPPKLFRIHSKLPSFNHSTLQISHKLHCILHGQELSSETLVAESDISDDKDEQSSSVLQEKIELVEPTSGNNSNQSLWDQMIEIIKFSGPATGLWICGPLMSLIDTAVIGQGSSIELAALGPGTVLCDYMSYVFMFLSIATSNMVATSLARQDEEQVQHQISILLFLGLACGVLMLGFTKIFGAWALSAFAGAKNVHLIPAADTYVQIRALAWPAILVGWVAQSASLGMKDSMGPLKALVIASVINGVGDIVLCMFLGYGIAGAAWATAVSQIVAAYTMIDALNKKGYNGFSIEIPTPAELQEILTIAAPVFITIVSKVGFYSLIIYFATSIGTQTIAAHQVLTQIFHMCAVWGEPLSQTAQSFMPELLYGVNRSLVKARDLLKSLLIIGGSVGLVLGIVATSVPFLAPSVFTPDRAVIAEMHKVWVPFFLSLCVTPCILSCEGSLLAGRDLKFISSSMSACFALGTLVLLLVRSQGLGLVGCWCALVGFQWARFFLALQRLLSRNGILFSEDLERYRLSELKTA, encoded by the exons ATGCTACTCAATGCCATGCCTCCATTTTCTTCCTTCATTTCAGTGAAACCCACTACTATAAACCCATCTTCTTTAACCCCTATTACCTATAACTATATTTCTTCACATTTGCCCCCCAAActctttcgaattcattcaaAGTTACCTTCTTTTAATCACTCAACTCTTCAAATTTCTCATAAACTTCATTGCATTTTGCATGGACAAGAACTTTCAAGTGAAACCCTTGTTGCAGAATCTGATATTAGTGATGATAAGGATGAACAAAGTAGCTCAGTTTTACAAGAGAAGATTGAATTAGTGGAGCCCACTAGTGGGAATAACTCTAATCAAAGCTTATGGGATCAAATGATTGAGATTATCAAGTTTTCTGGACCTGCTACTGGCCTTTGGATTTGTGGACCTTTGATGAGTCTTATTGATACTGCTGTTATTGGCCAAGGCAGCTCCATCGAACTTGCTGCTTTAG GTCCTGGAACTGTTCTATGTGATTATATGAGCTATGTATTTATGTTCCTTTCAATTGCTACTTCTAATATGGTGGCCACCTCACTTGCCAGACAG GATGAAGAACAAGTACAACATCAGATATCAATCTTGTTGTTTCTGGGTCTAGCTTGTGGTGTGTTGATGCTTGGATTTACAAAAATTTTCGGTGCATGGGCTCTAAGTG CTTTTGCTGGAGCAAAAAATGTGCACCTTATTCCTGCTGCAGATACTTATGTTCAG ATTCGAGCTTTAGCATGGCCTGCTATTCTTGTGGGATGGGTTGCTCAGAGTGCAAG TTTGGGCATGAAAGATTCGATGGGACCTTTGAAGGCTTTGGTAATTGCAAGTGTAATAAACGGTGTTGGTGACATAGTACTTTGTATGTTCCTTGGCTATGGGATTGCTGGTGCAGCATGGGCGACTGCAGTATCACAA ATTGTTGCAGCATACACTATGATTGATGCTCTAAACAAGAAGGGATACAATGGTTTTTCTATCGAAATACCAACTCCTGCTGAACTTCAAGAAATTTTGACAATTGCTGCCCCAGTATTTATAACTATAGTTTCAAAG GTGGGCTTCTACTCATTGATTATCTACTTTGCAACATCTATAGGAACGCAAACAATTGCTGCTCATCAG GTCTTGACACAAATATTCCACATGTGTGCGGTATGGGGTGAACCTCTTTCGCAAACTGCACAGTCGTTCATGCCTGAACTTCTGTACGGAGTGAATCGAAGTTTAGTGAAG GCTCGGGACCTGCTGAAGTCTCTTTTGATAATAGGGGGTTCCGTTGGACTTGTTCTCGGAATTGTGGCAACATCGGTTCCTTTCTTGGCTCCCAGTGTCTTCACTCCTGACCGTGCAGTTATAGCcgag ATGCACAAAGTCTGGGTTCCGTTCTTCCTTTCTTTATGTGTGACTCCATGTATACTCAGCTGCGAAGGAAGTTTGTTG GCAGGAAGGGATCTCAAATTTATTAGTTCATCGATGAGTGCATGCTTTGCCTTGGGCACCCTTGTCTTGCTG CTTGTGAGAAGTCAAGGATTGGGTTTGGTTGGCTGTTGGTGTGCACTTGTCGGATTCCAATGG GCACGATTTTTTCTCGCTCTACAACGCCTTCTTTCTCGTAATGGAATTTTGTTCTCCGAGGATCTTGAACGTTACAGGTTATCTGAGCTGAAAACAGCTTAG
- the LOC130826441 gene encoding uncharacterized protein LOC130826441 yields the protein MATTATLTQVLLHRHIFGPLYSSTAVSFSLYNHPKKPSFSFLQSQIRPLSSFRPLFCSVEEKNNNLILNNNVVENEDNPESKILEIEPRELPNLTVKEKKDICSYANSLGDKLKSQQVGKSGVTGNVVFALSETLEKNELLKLKIHRTCPGELEDVIRQLKLATGSVVVGQIGRTVIFYRPSITKLKAEKKKEQNRKLFAQRREKAQTAFTKREQFTRRPGRGPYESKRSEKVTS from the exons atggcaACCACCGCAACGTTAACCCAAGTTCTCTTACACCGCCATATTTTCGGACCACTTTATTCCTCCACCGCCGTCTCATTCTCTCTCTACAACCACCCCAAAAAAccctctttctctttcttaCAATCTCAAATTCGCCCATTATCCTCTTTTAGACCCCTTTTTTGCTCCGTTGAAGAAAAGAATAATAACCTTATCTTAAACAATAATGTTGTGGAAAATGAAGATAACCCAGAAAGTAAAATACTGGAAATTGAGCCAAGAGAGTTGCCTAATTTGACTGTTAAGGAAAAGAAGGATATTTGTTCTTATGCTAATAGTCTTGGTGATAAGTTAAAGTCTCAACAAGTGGGGAAATCTGGTGTTACTGGTAATGTAGTTTTTGCTTTGTCTGAAACTCTTGAAAAAAATGAACTTCTTAAG CTCAAGATACATAGAACCTGCCCAGGTGAGTTAGAAGATGTTATCAGGCAACTCAAACTTGCTACTGGTTCTGTTGTGGTTGGTCAGATCGGTCGAACAGTCATATTTTATCGACCAAGTATTACAAAGTTAAAGGCCGAAAAGAAGAAAGAGCAGAATCGCAAACTTTTCGCTCAAAGAAGGGAGAAGGCTCAGACTGCTTTCACA AAAAGAGAACAGTTTACAAGACGGCCAGGGCGAGGTCCGTATGAAAGTAAAAGATCAGAGAAGGTTACCTCATAG